In Leishmania mexicana MHOM/GT/2001/U1103 complete genome, chromosome 34, one DNA window encodes the following:
- a CDS encoding enoyl-CoA hydratase/isomerase family protein,conserved produces the protein MRTCASLRSAAAAGLSVASFKVLHQDECVLRYDATSQIAILSMERHARKNAIGVGFLNCIQQAINVCRAGAPSGACTTTAADCPPVRCLIVSSAVPKVFCAGADLKERKEMSVAESRAFVQRLRQTFNDLEDLPIATIAAIEGKALGGGMELALSLDMRVAGDGATVGFPETGLAIIPGAGGTVRAPAVLGVSRALELILTAEQVSAQRAMELGLVNRVVPAGSALEAALSLALRISKNGPLAVCAAKKAVRSAVGKTRAEAMQVEAEQYEVVLATEDRLEGLKAFAEHRTPVYNGK, from the coding sequence atgcgcacctgtgcctctctgcgttccgcggctgcggctggcctGTCTGTCGCTAGCTTCAAAGTGCTGCACCAGGATGAGTGCGTGTTGCGCTACGACGCAACGTCACAGATCGCGATCTTATCAATGGAGCGCCACGCGCGCAAAAATGCGATCGGCGTCGGCTTCCTGAACTGCATCCAGCAGGCCATCAACGTGTGCAGGGCTGGTGCACCGTCTGGCGcttgcaccaccaccgccgccgactgTCCGCCCGTGCGCTGCCTCATCGTCTCCAGCGCCGTCCCGAAAGTCTTCTGTGCCGGCGCAGATTTGAAGGAGCGGAAGGAGATGTCTGTCGCGGAGTCGCGCGCATtcgtgcagcgcctgcgccaaACCTTCAATGACTTGGAGGACTTGCCCATTGCAaccatcgccgccatcgAGGGCAAGGCGCTCGGTGGCGGCATGGAGCTGGCCCTGTCGCTAGACATGCGCGTGGCAGGCGACGGGGCCACCGTGGGCTTCCCAGAGACAGGCCTTGCCATCATCCCTGGCGCGGGTGGCACCGTGCGCGCACCTGCGGTGCTCGGCGTTAGCCGTGCGCTGGAGTTGATCCTAACAGCTGAACAGGTGTCCGCCCAGCGTGCCATGGAGCTGGGTCTAGTGAACCGTGTCGTGCCGGCTGGCTCGGCcctcgaggcggcgctgagcCTGGCACTGCGCATCTCCAAGAACGGGCCGCTCGCCGTGTGtgcggcgaagaaggcggttCGCTCTGCCGTGGGTAAGACGCGGGCTGAGGCGATGCAGGTGGAGGCCGAGCAGTACGAGGTTGTGCTCGCCACGGAGGATCGCCTTGAAGGCCTCAAGGCCTTTGCAGAGCATCGCACTCCCGTGTACAACGGTAAGTAA